A genomic stretch from Empedobacter stercoris includes:
- a CDS encoding helix-turn-helix transcriptional regulator, whose protein sequence is MKKIDDFFFERNTVNELSNDELCQLDDYLETVKALARTIYTSIYVIDYEKKGFDYVSDNPLFLCGNTAEEVQKMGYGYYLKYVIKEDIDLLLKINTAGFAFYDKIPFEERKKYTISYDFHIKNQENKVILINQKLTPLFLTKDGKIWKAICVVSLSSEKNSGNIRIYKKGSNEKYEFDLSEEVWRVGQKVELSDREKEILQLSSRGFTINEIADNIFITADTVKFHRKNLFEKLEVSNISEAINCAINNKLI, encoded by the coding sequence ATGAAAAAGATTGATGATTTCTTTTTTGAGCGTAATACGGTTAATGAATTATCTAATGATGAGTTATGTCAGTTAGATGATTATTTAGAAACGGTGAAAGCATTGGCTAGAACTATTTACACAAGTATATATGTTATAGATTATGAAAAAAAGGGATTCGACTATGTGTCTGACAATCCCCTTTTTTTATGTGGAAATACGGCAGAAGAAGTACAAAAAATGGGTTATGGGTATTATCTCAAATATGTTATAAAAGAAGATATAGATTTATTATTAAAGATAAATACAGCAGGATTTGCGTTTTATGATAAAATACCGTTTGAAGAAAGAAAAAAATATACCATATCTTATGACTTTCACATAAAAAATCAAGAAAATAAAGTGATTTTAATTAACCAAAAACTGACTCCGCTATTTCTTACAAAAGATGGTAAAATATGGAAAGCTATCTGCGTGGTATCGCTTTCTTCTGAAAAAAATTCAGGTAATATTCGCATTTACAAAAAAGGAAGTAATGAAAAATACGAATTTGATTTATCTGAAGAGGTGTGGAGAGTGGGACAGAAAGTAGAACTCTCAGATAGAGAAAAAGAGATTTTACAACTTTCCAGTAGAGGATTTACCATTAATGAGATTGCAGATAATATTTTTATAACAGCAGATACGGTAAAATTTCATAGAAAAAACCTTTTTGAAAAATTAGAAGTAAGCAATATTTCTGAGGCGATAAACTGCGCCATCAATAATAAGCTGATTTAG
- a CDS encoding ThiF family adenylyltransferase: MNENLYSRNRIYITAQEQETIKNYPILLAGCGIGSNIAECILRLGFEKITIIDGDQVEKSNLNRQNYVINNIGQEKVNSIKERLLAINPNAQIKIYNQFINSENINEFLKDCKIAVNALDFDSDIPLLFDVKCQSLSIPVLHPYNLGWASLVAIIQPQSLNFSSLQTNKEKINEIVIVEFFLKKLKEKGTPTKWLENIVEKYLQEDASLPPPQLSVGSWLVAAICSNILFRIATGKDVKIFPEFYYLGTAEN, encoded by the coding sequence ATGAATGAAAATTTATACAGTAGAAATAGAATATACATTACAGCTCAAGAGCAAGAAACAATTAAAAACTACCCTATTCTATTAGCGGGATGTGGAATTGGGAGTAATATCGCTGAATGTATTTTAAGATTAGGTTTTGAAAAAATTACTATCATTGATGGAGACCAAGTTGAAAAATCAAATCTGAACAGACAAAACTATGTGATTAATAACATTGGTCAAGAAAAGGTGAATTCGATAAAAGAAAGACTACTTGCAATAAACCCAAATGCACAAATCAAAATTTATAATCAATTCATAAATTCAGAAAACATTAATGAATTTCTAAAAGACTGCAAAATTGCCGTGAATGCTTTAGACTTCGACTCCGATATTCCATTGCTTTTCGATGTAAAATGCCAATCCCTGTCCATTCCTGTTTTACATCCTTATAATTTGGGATGGGCTAGTTTAGTGGCAATTATACAACCGCAAAGTCTAAACTTCTCATCATTACAAACCAACAAAGAAAAAATAAATGAAATTGTCATTGTCGAGTTCTTTCTTAAGAAACTAAAAGAAAAAGGTACACCAACAAAATGGTTAGAAAACATTGTAGAAAAATACTTACAAGAAGATGCATCGCTACCGCCTCCGCAACTTTCAGTTGGTTCTTGGTTGGTTGCTGCTATTTGTTCAAATATTCTTTTTAGAATTGCTACAGGAAAAGATGTAAAAATCTTTCCCGAATTTTATTATTTAGGTACAGCCGAAAACTAA
- a CDS encoding nucleotidyltransferase family protein, with protein sequence MKNYKDIRHGFYLHFTNQMKEEGFMDFFYELFLEGHAYVVGGYFRDFIFSQQSRDIDIITDIPNDLLKSMVVNSNVTYDINRHGGIKIKLNSIEIDIWAIENNWAFKNNLVKLNEDDKLNSIAKGCFYNFDAPVINLYTYDFNMRYFNDCIEKKELNILQEQSVYKNLNPSIEANILRAIHLGKKYNLDYSKNTIEYLIAKIGYIDDKFQKPLDRLIEVKQQYPKYHHIKENDILNLLYKLREKQNSTQLKLDL encoded by the coding sequence GTGAAAAACTATAAAGACATAAGGCACGGATTCTACCTTCATTTTACTAATCAAATGAAGGAGGAAGGTTTTATGGATTTCTTTTACGAATTATTTTTGGAAGGTCATGCTTATGTTGTTGGTGGATACTTTAGAGATTTTATTTTTTCACAACAAAGTAGAGATATTGATATAATAACTGATATTCCTAATGATTTACTAAAATCTATGGTAGTAAATTCAAACGTTACATACGATATCAATAGACACGGTGGTATTAAAATTAAGCTTAATTCTATCGAAATAGATATTTGGGCTATTGAAAACAACTGGGCATTCAAAAATAACCTAGTTAAATTAAATGAGGATGATAAACTAAATAGTATTGCGAAGGGTTGCTTCTATAATTTTGATGCTCCTGTGATAAATTTATATACTTATGATTTTAACATGAGATATTTTAACGATTGTATAGAAAAAAAAGAATTGAATATTTTACAAGAACAATCAGTTTATAAAAATTTGAACCCCTCAATTGAAGCAAATATTTTAAGAGCGATTCACTTAGGGAAAAAATATAATTTAGATTATTCAAAAAATACAATAGAATATTTAATTGCAAAAATTGGCTATATAGATGATAAATTTCAGAAGCCACTTGATAGATTAATTGAAGTGAAACAACAATATCCAAAGTATCATCATATCAAAGAAAATGATATTTTGAATTTATTATATAAACTAAGAGAAAAACAGAATTCTACTCAATTAAAATTAGATTTATAA
- the dgt gene encoding dGTP triphosphohydrolase has translation MTYKDKWELLFQDIRFREKTPSIPTDGRNPFENDYGRLISSSPIRRLQDKTQVFPLEQSDYIRTRLTHSLEVSYIASSIGQSIENILIEKKEISANKNGYLSSLLRVSGLIHDLGNPPFGHFGEEAVKKFFRDYFSSDEFLEYQKKIQKQNKVDEPILSDLEKSDFLNFDGNVQTLRILSKLYYFGDEYGYNLTYSTLASAIKYPSNSIDGNKGKEFAEISKRKFGYFVTEKDTFETINKYLELGNRRSPIVYLMEAADDIAYSAADIEDGIKLNIVNIYEVRKIFENNLTNNKDLVLNEIDRLITLFENDQIDESIVIQKFRIFTQREMIKRIIESFEENYDSIMNGTLESEIIDISAASDIRKAYKKLQYKVFDDKNILKKEIAGWEAIYGLLKIMVKASRSANFKSGGNTYESRIYKLISSSHRFVYEKIETYENTEYKKLQMITDFISGMTDTYAINLYQELKGIKL, from the coding sequence ATGACCTACAAAGACAAATGGGAACTCCTATTCCAAGATATAAGATTTAGAGAAAAGACACCAAGTATTCCAACTGACGGAAGAAATCCTTTTGAAAATGATTATGGTAGATTAATTTCTAGTTCTCCGATTAGAAGGCTCCAAGATAAAACACAAGTTTTTCCACTTGAACAAAGTGATTATATTAGAACTAGATTAACTCATTCACTTGAGGTATCATACATTGCAAGTTCAATAGGTCAAAGTATTGAAAATATATTAATTGAAAAAAAAGAAATTTCTGCTAATAAAAATGGGTATTTAAGTTCTCTATTAAGAGTTTCAGGACTTATTCATGATTTAGGCAATCCTCCTTTTGGGCATTTTGGAGAAGAAGCTGTAAAGAAATTTTTTAGAGATTATTTTTCTTCAGATGAGTTTCTTGAATATCAGAAAAAAATTCAAAAACAAAATAAAGTAGATGAACCAATTCTTAGTGATTTGGAAAAAAGCGATTTTCTAAATTTTGATGGAAATGTACAAACACTTAGAATTTTATCAAAGCTCTATTATTTTGGGGATGAATATGGTTATAATCTAACTTATTCAACCTTAGCTTCAGCTATTAAATACCCATCTAACTCAATTGATGGAAATAAAGGAAAAGAATTTGCTGAAATTTCAAAAAGAAAATTTGGATATTTCGTGACTGAAAAGGATACTTTTGAAACGATTAACAAATATTTAGAGCTAGGAAATAGAAGAAGCCCAATTGTTTATCTAATGGAAGCAGCAGATGATATTGCATACAGTGCTGCGGACATTGAAGATGGAATTAAGTTAAACATTGTAAATATATATGAGGTCAGAAAAATATTTGAAAACAATTTAACAAATAATAAAGATTTAGTATTAAATGAGATTGATAGATTAATTACGTTATTTGAAAATGATCAAATTGATGAATCTATTGTAATTCAAAAATTTAGAATATTCACGCAACGTGAAATGATCAAAAGGATTATTGAATCTTTTGAAGAAAATTATGATTCAATAATGAATGGAACTCTTGAATCAGAAATCATAGATATTTCAGCAGCATCTGATATTAGAAAAGCATATAAAAAACTTCAATATAAAGTTTTTGATGATAAAAATATTTTGAAAAAGGAAATCGCAGGATGGGAAGCCATATATGGTTTGTTAAAAATTATGGTAAAAGCATCTAGAAGTGCCAATTTTAAATCAGGAGGTAATACTTACGAATCTCGTATTTACAAATTAATTTCTTCAAGTCATAGATTTGTTTATGAAAAAATAGAAACATATGAAAATACTGAATATAAAAAACTTCAAATGATTACTGATTTTATTTCTGGGATGACTGATACATATGCAATTAATTTATATCAAGAATTAAAAGGAATTAAGTTATAG